A part of Amycolatopsis camponoti genomic DNA contains:
- a CDS encoding helix-turn-helix domain-containing protein: MSPVAPRHALASRLKALREELWPEAGLTQAQLAEALGGVSVSLISSWENPDKPVRPPVKRLEAYATLFATPRSLDDGTLRALPLEELTDEEHLRRKGLLEELLRLREGKEVARSAVADVWTFPEGEDVTIVCAELPRELRDHLSYADPDSADFVTLYTYADPDALIELYGHIRARNPENDVSFHTTEELTPDDYTTHLVLLGGVDWNTVTAAVIERVELPVEQVVRADDAPTSEPGGFRVQRDSGTELFPPLLDSEGHLLEDVAHFYRGVSPFNRKRSVTVCNGMYGRGTLGAVRALTDRRFRDRNSEYLRKRFAGVESYSIISRVPVLAGVGLTPDWTLPENRLHEWPEAP; encoded by the coding sequence GTGTCCCCAGTCGCGCCGCGACATGCGCTCGCGAGCCGCCTGAAGGCGCTGCGGGAGGAGTTGTGGCCCGAAGCCGGGCTCACCCAGGCCCAGCTGGCCGAGGCGTTGGGCGGTGTGAGCGTCTCGCTCATCTCGTCGTGGGAGAACCCCGACAAGCCGGTCCGCCCGCCGGTCAAGCGGCTCGAGGCTTACGCGACGCTCTTCGCGACGCCCCGCTCTCTTGACGACGGCACTCTCCGGGCTCTCCCACTCGAGGAACTGACGGACGAAGAGCACCTCCGGCGCAAGGGACTCCTGGAGGAGCTGCTGCGGCTCCGCGAAGGCAAAGAGGTCGCCAGGTCGGCCGTGGCCGACGTATGGACCTTCCCCGAAGGGGAGGACGTCACCATCGTGTGCGCCGAACTGCCTCGTGAGCTGCGTGATCACCTGAGTTACGCGGACCCGGACAGTGCCGACTTCGTGACTCTCTACACTTACGCCGACCCGGACGCGTTGATCGAGCTCTACGGACACATCCGGGCACGCAACCCCGAAAACGACGTCAGCTTCCACACGACCGAGGAGCTGACACCCGACGACTACACGACCCACCTCGTACTCCTGGGTGGCGTCGACTGGAACACCGTCACCGCCGCCGTGATCGAGCGGGTGGAGCTGCCGGTGGAACAGGTAGTTCGCGCCGACGACGCGCCGACCAGCGAACCTGGCGGCTTCCGAGTGCAGCGTGACAGCGGGACCGAGCTCTTCCCGCCCCTCCTGGACAGTGAAGGTCACCTGTTGGAAGACGTGGCACATTTCTACCGGGGTGTAAGTCCTTTCAACCGAAAGCGCTCCGTGACCGTATGCAATGGTATGTACGGTCGTGGCACCCTCGGCGCGGTCCGCGCCCTCACCGACCGCCGGTTCCGTGATCGCAACAGCGAGTACCTGCGAAAGCGGTTCGCCGGCGTGGAGTCCTACAGCATCATCAGCCGGGTTCCGGTGCTGGCCGGCGTCGGCCTGACCCCGGACTGGACCCTGCCGGAGAACCGCTTGCACGAGTGGCCCGAGGCCCCGTGA
- a CDS encoding helix-turn-helix transcriptional regulator: MSQAYLHSTSAGARSIGTDVVTAEGVGAELRRLRKAAGQTQADVARIVGVSRANLTQWETGRYLPSAENARLLDDHFRAANALVEMAEAARSPGPVTAGVLTTGGSLLEVFRRAGASLAEELIRDGDGRPVGWRHNLQKRGAHTTLATAYGISAMSVVGEPYIDLHALVDDLYAKRSEFGWQGRSGGRRPEVTAAVVGALFQASTILPAEEGLAHLEHSLDDRSRTRPFLLSAALRTSVRLAPDAPLTRRLTDDLLAARLDFDGVPLWGEKKEEGLVAPEPSTAHTARAVVSLRELLRSGHGSAEVSDAVEVGTRWLVERIHPDDGVSEDLALPQPGGLPDVRITIKHFTSAWVLQALAEAPQVPVARLSRALNSLWERYEPGRGLWAWGSGDLPIWMTLDAVTALRAIALAFPAPQFLPPAAAE, translated from the coding sequence ATGTCGCAGGCTTACCTACATTCTACGTCGGCCGGGGCCCGGTCGATAGGTACTGATGTGGTAACGGCCGAGGGCGTGGGCGCCGAACTGCGCCGGCTGCGCAAGGCCGCCGGGCAGACGCAGGCGGACGTGGCCCGGATCGTCGGCGTGAGCCGCGCGAACCTGACCCAGTGGGAGACCGGGCGCTACCTGCCGTCGGCGGAGAACGCCCGGTTGCTCGACGATCACTTCCGGGCGGCTAATGCCCTGGTTGAGATGGCCGAAGCGGCCCGCTCGCCCGGGCCGGTGACCGCCGGGGTCCTGACCACCGGAGGCTCCCTGCTGGAGGTCTTCCGCCGGGCCGGGGCCAGCCTGGCCGAGGAGCTGATCCGCGACGGCGACGGCCGCCCGGTCGGCTGGCGCCACAACCTCCAGAAGCGGGGCGCGCACACGACGCTCGCCACCGCCTACGGGATCTCGGCCATGAGCGTGGTAGGCGAGCCCTACATCGACCTACATGCGCTCGTCGACGACCTCTACGCGAAGCGTTCCGAGTTCGGCTGGCAGGGCCGGTCGGGCGGCCGCCGCCCCGAGGTCACCGCGGCCGTCGTGGGCGCGCTGTTCCAAGCCAGCACCATCCTCCCGGCCGAGGAGGGACTGGCCCACCTCGAGCACTCGCTCGACGATCGCAGCCGGACGCGGCCGTTCCTCCTCTCGGCCGCGCTGCGCACTTCGGTCCGGCTCGCGCCCGACGCCCCCCTGACCCGGCGCCTGACGGACGACCTCCTCGCGGCCCGGCTCGACTTCGACGGCGTCCCGCTCTGGGGTGAGAAGAAGGAAGAGGGGCTGGTCGCGCCGGAGCCGTCCACGGCGCACACGGCGCGGGCGGTGGTGTCCCTGCGCGAACTGCTGCGCTCCGGGCACGGCAGCGCCGAAGTCTCCGACGCCGTCGAGGTCGGCACCCGCTGGCTCGTCGAACGGATCCACCCGGACGACGGCGTTTCGGAAGATCTCGCCCTTCCCCAGCCCGGTGGGCTCCCGGACGTGCGGATCACGATCAAGCACTTCACTTCCGCCTGGGTCCTCCAGGCGCTGGCCGAGGCGCCACAAGTGCCGGTGGCCAGGTTGAGCCGCGCGCTCAATTCCCTGTGGGAACGCTACGAACCCGGGCGCGGCCTGTGGGCTTGGGGCAGCGGCGATCTTCCCATCTGGATGACCCTGGACGCCGTGACGGCCTTGCGCGCGATCGCGCTGGCCTTCCCGGCGCCGCAGTTCCTGCCCCCAGCAGCCGCAGAATAG
- a CDS encoding ArnT family glycosyltransferase: protein MTAVLSDAVTQEPRHRKESDAHAPPRWVRPSVFALLAATAVLYFWNLTASGYGNSFYAAAVQSGTQDWKAWLFGSLDSGNVLTVDKPPAALWVATAFARIFGFSSFTVLAPQALMGVASVGILYLAVKRTSGPAAGLMTGAVLALSPVAALMFRFNNPDALLVLLMVAGAYFVVRATEKASPGWLALAGVAIGFGFLTKMMQAFLVLPAFGLVYLIAAPASLGKRLLHLGGAVVALVVSAGWYIALVDLWPTASRPYIGGSEGDSLLELALGYNGLSRIFGGGEGGGPGGGMGGGNTGFGGSSGLFRMFGSSFGTEISWLLPAALIGLVAGLWFTRRAPRTDRTRLALVLWGGWLVVTAVVFSYMSGIVHPYYSVALAPAIAALVAISGRALWQGRDNLGPRATLAGMVVATAVWSFILLDRTPDWFPALRWIVAVLGVLAGTVLVMGVPTVRKTATIVAAAVVLTLGVSTAAYGVETASVAHSGSIPTSGPTSSAMGGGMGGGFGDDSASSAVGELLAKTTTKWAAATTGSQSAASLELASGKAVIGIGGWSGSDPAPTLDEFKAYVAAGEIEYYVDGGRGGGPGGGSSEITSWVTANFTATTVDGQTVYDLQK from the coding sequence ATGACCGCCGTCCTTTCCGACGCCGTGACGCAGGAACCGCGTCACCGCAAGGAATCCGACGCACACGCGCCACCGCGCTGGGTCCGCCCGTCGGTGTTCGCGCTGCTGGCCGCGACCGCGGTGCTGTACTTCTGGAACCTGACCGCGTCCGGCTACGGCAACTCGTTCTACGCCGCCGCCGTGCAGTCCGGGACGCAGGACTGGAAGGCCTGGCTGTTCGGGTCGCTCGACTCGGGCAACGTGCTGACCGTCGACAAGCCGCCGGCGGCGCTATGGGTCGCCACGGCCTTCGCGCGGATCTTCGGGTTCTCCAGCTTCACCGTGCTGGCCCCGCAAGCGCTGATGGGCGTCGCTTCCGTCGGAATCCTTTACCTTGCGGTGAAACGGACTTCGGGTCCGGCCGCCGGGCTGATGACCGGTGCGGTGCTGGCCCTGAGCCCGGTCGCCGCACTGATGTTCCGGTTCAACAACCCGGACGCGCTGCTCGTGCTGCTCATGGTCGCCGGCGCCTACTTCGTCGTGCGGGCCACGGAAAAGGCGTCGCCCGGCTGGCTCGCGCTGGCGGGCGTCGCGATCGGGTTCGGCTTCCTGACGAAGATGATGCAGGCGTTCCTGGTGCTGCCGGCGTTCGGGCTGGTGTACCTGATCGCGGCCCCGGCCTCGCTCGGCAAGCGGCTGCTGCACCTCGGCGGCGCGGTCGTCGCGCTGGTCGTCTCGGCGGGCTGGTACATCGCGCTGGTCGACCTCTGGCCGACGGCGTCGCGGCCCTACATCGGCGGGTCCGAAGGGGACAGTCTGCTCGAACTCGCGTTGGGCTACAACGGTTTGTCGCGCATCTTCGGTGGCGGCGAAGGCGGCGGACCCGGTGGCGGCATGGGCGGCGGGAACACCGGCTTCGGCGGCTCGTCGGGTCTCTTCCGGATGTTCGGGTCGAGCTTCGGCACGGAGATCTCGTGGCTGCTGCCCGCCGCGCTGATCGGGCTGGTGGCCGGGCTGTGGTTCACCCGCCGCGCGCCGCGCACCGACCGGACGCGCCTGGCGCTGGTCCTGTGGGGCGGCTGGCTGGTCGTCACGGCGGTGGTGTTCAGCTACATGAGCGGCATCGTGCACCCGTACTACTCGGTCGCGCTCGCCCCGGCGATCGCCGCGCTGGTCGCGATTTCCGGCCGCGCGCTGTGGCAGGGCAGGGACAACCTCGGCCCCCGGGCGACGCTCGCCGGGATGGTCGTCGCGACGGCGGTCTGGTCGTTCATCCTGCTCGACCGGACGCCGGACTGGTTCCCGGCGCTGCGCTGGATCGTGGCGGTGCTGGGCGTCCTGGCCGGGACCGTGCTGGTCATGGGCGTGCCCACCGTCCGCAAGACGGCCACGATCGTCGCGGCGGCGGTGGTACTGACGCTCGGTGTCTCGACCGCGGCGTACGGCGTCGAGACGGCGTCGGTCGCGCACAGCGGCTCGATCCCGACGTCGGGACCGACGTCGAGCGCGATGGGCGGTGGCATGGGTGGGGGCTTCGGCGACGACTCGGCTTCGAGCGCGGTCGGCGAGCTGCTGGCGAAGACGACGACGAAGTGGGCCGCGGCGACGACGGGCTCGCAGAGCGCGGCGTCGCTGGAGCTGGCGAGCGGCAAGGCGGTGATCGGCATCGGCGGCTGGAGCGGCTCCGACCCGGCACCGACGCTGGACGAGTTCAAGGCGTACGTCGCGGCGGGCGAGATCGAGTACTACGTCGACGGCGGCCGCGGCGGCGGGCCCGGCGGCGGCTCGTCGGAGATCACCTCGTGGGTGACGGCGAACTTCACCGCCACCACGGTCGACGGGCAGACGGTGTACGACCTGCAGAAGTGA
- a CDS encoding thiamine-phosphate kinase — MSGTELCLGDLGERGIQEKVLRPRYGSTEGFGDDSAFLAKVDRPSELVATTDSCPTPVVDLLREPDLYHAGWLLATINLSDLAAAGAEPLGLVVNYTLPKTTTVVAFERLLDGVDDCCRAHGTKVAGGDLRDGSPQLTATAIGRCAPGSRLRRSGAKAGDHLMLVGSPGYLWAAALLETGRATLPKPARDEIWDRARRPMAQLKAGRTLAEAGHVRTAMDVSDGLFATVRTLCEANGLGAVVTGEFALDEPVAAVAAQCGVRAFDLAETWGDWGLVVVAEDAGQVRKTLAEEDIPVQEIGSFTADTAITKGTAPWQGIAQERFSTSSWHGGELSTLVTEVLGV; from the coding sequence ATGTCCGGCACTGAACTTTGCCTCGGCGACCTGGGCGAGCGGGGCATCCAGGAAAAGGTCCTGCGGCCGCGGTACGGAAGCACCGAAGGCTTCGGCGACGACAGCGCGTTCCTGGCCAAGGTGGACCGGCCGAGCGAGCTCGTCGCGACGACGGACAGCTGCCCGACCCCCGTCGTCGACCTGCTGCGCGAACCCGACCTGTACCACGCGGGCTGGCTGCTCGCGACGATCAACCTGTCCGACCTGGCCGCCGCCGGGGCCGAGCCGCTGGGTCTCGTCGTCAACTACACGCTGCCCAAGACGACGACGGTCGTGGCGTTCGAGCGGCTGCTCGACGGTGTCGACGACTGTTGCCGCGCGCACGGGACGAAGGTCGCCGGCGGCGACCTCCGCGACGGCTCCCCGCAGCTCACCGCGACGGCCATCGGGCGCTGTGCTCCGGGTAGCAGGCTGCGGCGTTCCGGTGCGAAGGCCGGCGACCACTTGATGCTGGTCGGTTCCCCCGGCTACCTCTGGGCCGCGGCGCTGCTCGAGACCGGGCGGGCGACGCTCCCGAAGCCGGCTCGCGACGAGATATGGGACCGTGCCCGCCGCCCGATGGCTCAGCTGAAGGCGGGTCGGACGCTGGCCGAAGCCGGGCACGTGCGGACGGCGATGGACGTCTCCGACGGCCTGTTCGCCACGGTCCGCACGCTCTGCGAGGCGAACGGCCTCGGCGCGGTGGTCACCGGTGAGTTCGCTCTCGACGAGCCCGTGGCCGCGGTCGCCGCCCAGTGCGGAGTGCGGGCGTTCGACCTCGCCGAAACCTGGGGTGACTGGGGTCTGGTCGTGGTGGCCGAGGACGCCGGTCAGGTCCGGAAGACGCTGGCCGAAGAAGACATCCCGGTGCAGGAGATCGGGTCGTTCACCGCGGACACCGCGATCACGAAGGGAACCGCTCCCTGGCAGGGGATCGCCCAGGAGCGGTTCTCGACGAGCTCGTGGCACGGCGGTGAACTGTCCACTTTGGTCACCGAGGTGCTGGGCGTCTAG
- a CDS encoding ArnT family glycosyltransferase — MTALASRETVVTPPSKPARRTWHRPALGVLLLGTAVLYLWGLGASGWANAFYSAAAQAGSQSWKALFFGSSDAANAITVDKTPAALWVMSLSARVFGVNAWSILVPQALMGVGSVWLLHATVKRTSGPAAGLVAGLVLALTPAAALMFRFNNPDALLVLLLVAGAYCVVRALEKASPRWLALAGVAVGFGFLAKMLQAFLVLPAFALAYLVAAPVSLGKRLLHLLGALAATLVAAGWYLVVVALWPAADRPFIGGSQTNSLWELVFGYNGFGRITGDEVGSVGGGGGRGWGSTGLTRLFGSEMAGGIAWLIPAALLALGAGLWFTRRSARTDRSRAALLLWGGWLLVTGLVFSYMGGIIHPYYTVALAPAIAALAGTAAVQLWRLRSNPAAAGVLSGGVALTSLTAYLLLSDSTWQPWLAPSVLVGGLLAAVGLFFASHLTRWAAASVAALGLVVLLSGTGAYTLATAATTHDGAIPSAGPSSGFGFGGGFGGGRGGGPGSLLSTTMPGASLTALLKQDTSRYTWTAATVLSNAAAGYQLASGAPVMAVGGFNGTDPYPTLDQFRQYVASGRIHYFLGDGMTMQGSTGSDAAQQIAEWVASTYQATTVDGVTVYDLTAGV, encoded by the coding sequence ATGACCGCACTCGCGTCGCGCGAAACCGTCGTGACACCTCCTTCGAAGCCCGCCCGCCGGACTTGGCACCGGCCCGCGCTCGGCGTGCTGCTTCTCGGGACCGCCGTCCTCTACCTGTGGGGCCTCGGCGCTTCCGGCTGGGCCAACGCTTTCTACTCCGCCGCCGCGCAAGCCGGTTCGCAGAGCTGGAAGGCGCTGTTCTTCGGTTCCAGCGACGCCGCGAACGCGATCACGGTGGACAAGACCCCGGCCGCGCTCTGGGTGATGAGCCTGTCGGCGCGGGTGTTCGGCGTCAACGCGTGGAGCATCCTGGTGCCGCAGGCGCTGATGGGTGTCGGCTCGGTGTGGCTGCTGCACGCGACGGTCAAGCGAACGTCCGGTCCGGCGGCCGGGCTCGTCGCGGGCCTGGTGCTCGCGCTGACGCCCGCGGCGGCGCTGATGTTCCGGTTCAACAACCCGGACGCACTGCTCGTGCTGCTGCTCGTCGCGGGTGCCTACTGCGTGGTCCGGGCCCTCGAAAAGGCGAGCCCTCGCTGGCTGGCGCTGGCCGGCGTCGCGGTCGGGTTCGGTTTCCTGGCGAAGATGCTGCAGGCGTTCCTGGTGCTGCCCGCGTTCGCTCTCGCCTACCTCGTCGCGGCGCCGGTTTCGCTCGGCAAGCGGCTGCTGCACCTGCTGGGTGCGCTGGCGGCGACGCTGGTCGCGGCGGGCTGGTACCTCGTGGTCGTCGCGCTGTGGCCGGCGGCCGACCGGCCGTTCATCGGCGGGTCGCAGACGAACTCGCTGTGGGAGCTGGTGTTCGGCTACAACGGCTTCGGCCGCATCACCGGCGACGAGGTGGGCAGCGTCGGCGGCGGTGGCGGCCGCGGCTGGGGCTCGACCGGCCTGACCCGCCTGTTCGGCAGCGAGATGGCGGGCGGGATCGCGTGGCTGATCCCGGCGGCGCTGCTCGCGCTGGGTGCCGGCCTGTGGTTCACGCGTCGTTCCGCGCGTACGGACCGATCGCGCGCGGCCCTGCTGCTGTGGGGCGGCTGGCTGCTGGTGACGGGGCTGGTGTTCAGCTACATGGGCGGCATCATCCACCCGTACTACACGGTGGCTTTGGCGCCGGCGATCGCGGCGCTGGCCGGCACGGCGGCGGTCCAGCTGTGGCGGCTCCGGTCGAACCCCGCGGCGGCGGGCGTCTTGAGCGGCGGAGTGGCTTTGACTTCTCTCACTGCCTACTTGCTCCTGTCGGACTCGACGTGGCAACCGTGGCTCGCGCCTTCCGTGCTGGTCGGCGGATTGCTGGCGGCCGTGGGCTTGTTCTTCGCCTCGCATTTGACGCGATGGGCGGCTGCGTCGGTCGCGGCGTTGGGGTTGGTGGTGCTGCTGTCCGGCACCGGGGCTTACACGCTGGCGACCGCGGCGACGACCCACGACGGGGCGATCCCCTCGGCGGGTCCGTCATCGGGCTTCGGCTTCGGCGGCGGCTTCGGCGGTGGCCGTGGCGGCGGCCCGGGTTCGCTCCTGTCGACGACGATGCCCGGCGCTTCCCTCACGGCGTTGCTGAAGCAGGACACGTCCCGCTACACCTGGACGGCGGCCACGGTGCTCTCCAACGCGGCCGCGGGCTACCAGCTGGCCAGTGGCGCGCCGGTGATGGCGGTCGGCGGTTTCAACGGGACGGACCCGTACCCGACTCTCGACCAGTTCCGGCAGTACGTGGCGAGCGGACGGATCCACTACTTCCTCGGCGACGGCATGACGATGCAGGGTTCCACCGGTTCGGACGCGGCCCAGCAGATCGCGGAGTGGGTGGCATCGACGTACCAGGCGACGACGGTGGACGGCGTGACGGTCTACGACCTCACTGCGGGCGTCTGA
- a CDS encoding nuclear transport factor 2 family protein yields the protein MSGDTASGRACFTVLQAAPGLPLQTIAAGRYADRFTHAADGWRFTERRVTADLVGDVGRHLRLRP from the coding sequence GTGTCCGGCGACACGGCGTCCGGGCGCGCTTGCTTCACGGTGCTCCAGGCGGCGCCGGGGCTGCCGCTGCAGACGATCGCGGCGGGCCGGTACGCGGACCGGTTCACGCACGCCGCGGACGGGTGGCGATTCACCGAGCGCCGGGTGACGGCCGACCTCGTCGGCGATGTCGGCCGCCACCTGCGGCTGCGGCCGTAA
- a CDS encoding GNAT family N-acetyltransferase — protein sequence MTEPYVRPARSADLDLFAAALDDDRFFDDRWLRLRKERGVLFFAWLGPRPAGSVYLWLVKAEEAPIQTHLPGVPLLMHLQVHPELRRLGVGTALVEEVEDHLVEHGHDRVALAVRTDNPAAAQLYDKLGYQDWGHGTVTCYAQVTLRNGGVLEVPERCYVLVKDLAVITPAQRTTSWIGASHR from the coding sequence ATGACCGAGCCCTACGTGCGGCCGGCCCGCTCGGCAGACCTGGATTTGTTCGCCGCAGCCCTGGACGACGACAGATTCTTCGATGATCGCTGGCTTCGCCTGCGGAAAGAGCGGGGCGTGCTCTTTTTCGCCTGGCTCGGCCCTCGACCGGCCGGGTCGGTGTACCTGTGGCTGGTGAAGGCCGAGGAGGCGCCGATCCAGACGCACCTCCCGGGCGTCCCGCTCCTCATGCACCTGCAGGTTCACCCCGAGCTGCGCAGGCTCGGCGTCGGCACGGCCCTGGTCGAGGAGGTGGAGGACCATCTCGTCGAGCACGGCCACGACCGAGTCGCCTTGGCGGTCCGAACGGACAACCCGGCCGCGGCGCAGTTGTACGACAAGCTCGGCTACCAGGACTGGGGGCACGGCACGGTCACTTGCTATGCGCAGGTGACCTTGCGGAACGGTGGGGTCCTCGAAGTCCCGGAACGCTGCTACGTCCTGGTCAAAGACCTTGCCGTGATCACGCCGGCACAGCGAACGACGTCGTGGATCGGGGCGTCCCACCGATAG
- the dcd gene encoding dCTP deaminase, whose protein sequence is MMLVKRDRNGVLTDRGIRRAHATGELRVDPFDAALVRPAALSLRLGHEAFSLVTRGPVDVADRSTHPELVPKALDASGRLAIDPGEVVLAPTLEKIGLSENLAGLVDGTSDYARLGIGVVLCGQVSPGFGRDGGAVLTLEIVNHLRHPVLVYPGARICNLMLFASSGSERPYGTMPHNYSSDHVVVASRLADHVRH, encoded by the coding sequence ATGATGCTCGTGAAGCGGGACCGCAACGGCGTGCTGACCGACCGGGGCATCCGGCGGGCCCACGCGACCGGCGAGCTGCGGGTGGACCCGTTCGACGCCGCGCTCGTGCGGCCGGCCGCGCTGAGCCTGCGGCTCGGCCACGAGGCGTTCAGCCTCGTGACCCGCGGGCCGGTCGACGTCGCGGACCGGTCGACCCACCCCGAGCTGGTCCCGAAGGCGCTGGACGCGAGCGGGCGGCTGGCCATCGACCCCGGCGAGGTCGTGCTCGCGCCGACGCTCGAGAAGATCGGCCTGTCCGAAAACCTCGCCGGGCTCGTCGACGGCACCAGCGACTACGCGCGGCTCGGGATCGGCGTGGTCCTGTGCGGGCAGGTCAGCCCGGGCTTCGGCCGGGACGGCGGCGCCGTGCTCACCCTGGAGATCGTCAACCACCTCCGGCACCCGGTGCTGGTGTATCCCGGCGCCCGGATCTGCAACTTGATGTTGTTCGCTTCGTCCGGGAGCGAGCGGCCCTACGGCACCATGCCGCACAACTACTCGAGCGACCACGTGGTCGTCGCGTCCCGATTGGCGGATCATGTCCGGCACTGA
- a CDS encoding bifunctional glycosyltransferase family 2/GtrA family protein — translation MTATASAARPGTVPVDLAGPQPVLDVVIPVYNEEADLEPCIRRLHAHLAAHVSYPYRITVADNASTDGTLRVAERLAREFPEVAVHHLDEKGRGRALNAVWRASDAAVLAYMDVDLSTDLAALGPLVAPLLSGHSDLAIGSRLARGARVVRGPKREFISRAYNLILRSTLAAKFSDAQCGFKAIRADVARELLPHVEDTGWFFDTELLVLAQRAGLRIHEVPVDWVDDPDSSVNIVRTATEDLKGIVRVTKATFTGEIPISRLREQLGRQPIGVDAPGVPPRLVTQLVRFAAIGVSSTLAYLVLFLLLRTAVGAQPANFAALLVTAIGNTALNRRLTFGIRGRAGAGRHQFEGLIVFGLGLALTSGSLALLNGSTTPGLVLEITVLVLANLAATVLRFLLLRGWVFNPRRQAATQKEY, via the coding sequence ATGACAGCCACCGCCTCCGCAGCAAGGCCCGGGACCGTCCCGGTCGATCTGGCCGGTCCGCAGCCCGTTCTCGACGTCGTCATCCCGGTCTACAACGAAGAGGCCGACCTCGAACCGTGCATCCGACGGCTGCACGCGCACCTGGCCGCGCACGTCTCCTACCCCTACCGGATCACCGTCGCCGACAACGCGAGCACCGATGGGACGCTGCGGGTGGCCGAAAGACTCGCCCGGGAGTTCCCCGAGGTGGCCGTCCACCACCTCGACGAGAAAGGCCGCGGCCGCGCGCTCAACGCCGTCTGGCGGGCCTCCGACGCCGCCGTCCTCGCCTACATGGACGTCGACCTCTCCACCGATCTCGCCGCACTCGGGCCACTCGTCGCCCCTCTTCTCTCCGGGCACTCCGATCTCGCCATCGGCAGCCGGCTCGCCCGGGGCGCGCGCGTCGTGCGGGGGCCGAAGCGGGAGTTCATCTCCCGGGCCTACAACCTGATCCTGCGCTCGACGCTCGCCGCGAAGTTCAGCGACGCGCAATGCGGCTTCAAGGCCATCCGCGCCGACGTCGCGCGTGAGCTGCTCCCCCACGTCGAGGACACCGGCTGGTTCTTCGACACCGAGCTGCTCGTCCTCGCGCAACGCGCCGGGCTGCGGATCCACGAGGTGCCCGTCGACTGGGTCGACGACCCCGACTCGTCGGTCAACATCGTCAGGACCGCCACCGAGGACCTCAAAGGCATCGTGCGCGTCACCAAGGCCACCTTCACCGGCGAGATCCCGATCAGCAGGCTGCGCGAGCAGCTCGGCCGGCAGCCGATCGGCGTCGACGCGCCGGGCGTGCCGCCGCGGCTGGTGACGCAGCTCGTGCGGTTCGCCGCCATCGGCGTCAGCAGCACGCTGGCCTACCTCGTGCTGTTCCTGCTGCTGCGGACGGCCGTCGGCGCGCAGCCGGCGAACTTCGCCGCGCTGCTCGTCACCGCGATCGGGAACACCGCGCTGAACCGGCGGCTCACGTTCGGCATCCGCGGGCGCGCCGGTGCCGGGCGGCACCAGTTCGAAGGGCTGATCGTGTTCGGCCTCGGGCTCGCCCTGACGAGCGGGTCGCTGGCCCTGCTCAACGGATCCACCACCCCCGGCCTCGTCCTGGAGATCACCGTGCTCGTGCTGGCGAACCTCGCCGCGACGGTCCTCCGGTTCCTGCTCCTGCGCGGCTGGGTGTTCAACCCGCGCCGCCAGGCCGCTACCCAGAAGGAGTACTGA
- a CDS encoding Crp/Fnr family transcriptional regulator, whose translation MEQTGFWADLAPADRKVLAGSGTRRSYPRGGTLCREGDRSSVVLVVIAGHVRIVHGTPDGREVVVGVRGQGDVVGELAAIDAQPRSATVEALDDVEVLEVAGDRFAALCRTRSRISWALLLVLSTRLRSVGRQWLEVGGGAAARRVAAQLMQLAVQHGIAHGTDIRIAVPATQAELAMTAAISRESWARATRDLRRQGVISTGRRQVTIHRLAELRRLAS comes from the coding sequence GTGGAACAGACCGGATTCTGGGCCGACCTGGCCCCGGCCGATCGCAAGGTCCTGGCGGGCTCCGGCACGCGGCGCAGCTATCCGCGCGGCGGGACCCTCTGCCGGGAAGGCGACCGCTCCAGCGTCGTGCTGGTCGTGATCGCCGGGCACGTGCGGATCGTGCACGGGACGCCGGACGGGCGCGAGGTCGTCGTCGGGGTGCGCGGCCAGGGTGACGTCGTCGGCGAACTGGCCGCCATCGACGCCCAGCCGCGCTCGGCGACCGTCGAAGCCCTCGACGACGTCGAGGTCCTGGAAGTGGCGGGCGACCGCTTCGCCGCTCTGTGCCGGACGCGGTCGCGGATCTCGTGGGCGTTGCTGCTCGTGCTGTCGACGCGGCTGCGGTCGGTCGGCCGGCAGTGGCTTGAGGTCGGGGGCGGCGCCGCCGCGCGGCGGGTGGCCGCGCAGCTGATGCAACTGGCCGTCCAGCACGGTATCGCCCACGGGACGGACATCCGGATCGCCGTCCCCGCCACCCAGGCCGAACTGGCGATGACCGCGGCGATCTCCCGCGAATCCTGGGCGCGCGCGACGCGCGACCTGAGGCGGCAAGGCGTCATCAGCACCGGCAGAAGACAGGTGACGATCCACCGCCTGGCTGAACTTCGACGACTGGCGAGCTGA